A region of the Candidatus Methanomethylicota archaeon genome:
TTCAAATGAGCTTCTATAGTTTTCTTCGATATTCATTACATTACAGTAAATCCTTGATAATAATCGGAGATATGGAAGTGCATTCCAGCGATAGCTCATTGCTTCAAAATGTCTTTCAAAACCTTGTTTAACTTTACTAAGATCTTGCTGAACTTTCTTTAAGTCGTTTTCAAATTTCACGGCTTGAGGATCCTTACTCTTAATTATACGTTCAATATTTGCTGTTATTTTAATTAAAGTATTACGGATTTCTTCATTTGTTTCATCTAGAACTTTTTGCGGGTTTTGGGAACTTGATTTAGCACTTAATATATTTGTCGTGCTTTTTACTTCTCTTGCCCAAATATCAAAAGTTGCATGAAGATTTTTAGCGATTTGTCGTATTGGAGTGGCATTTATAAAGGTCCTCAGTTTATTTTCAATGTCAGTGCTTCCTACTATACTTAAGCATTCATCAATGTATATCTTCGTCAGGTGTCTAAGCATAATGTCAGCATGTTGATAAGGATTGTATGTTTTTGGAGTAATAAAATTGTATACGTATTCTACAGCTTCTTGATCTCGTGAATATATGAGATCTTCACCCGTATTTCTAAGAACTAATATTAATGTCGAAATATAAAATGACCAAAGAGATCTACCACTTCTACCCATCCTTTGATTTAACTCCACAGATGTAGGCTCGCTTGCAAATTGAACAATGATAGGAACGTGTTCAATATCAACGCCAAGTTCCATGGTGGATGTTGACAATGTCAAATATGGAATGGGGGATAAATCGCCTTTCATGTGTGATTCAATAATTGCTCTTTCTTTCCTTTCTAAGTCACCATGATGCATTAATATGACTTTTATATTTTTACTTAAGCCTCCAAGATTTTTCAAGAACTCTTTATAACTTTTATATCTCAACATAAGTTTGCAGGCAAAACCGTTCAGTCCTTCTATGAAATCTCTGATGGAATGGTAAAGCGATAATTTACTTATAATGTTGCTAAATGCATTATAGTTGCTTATATCTGTATCCATAAGTAATGGTAGATCATTTAGCTTGATGTACATAGGTATAACTGAGAAATCTCTAATTACTTCATCCTTGTAGACTAATTCATAACTACAACACCCATTTTGTCTAGTTTTCTTGTCAATGTATTTTATAATTTGTTCTTCAGCTTCTCTTCTAGGCTTTTTATTTTTTATACTTTCTATGTATAATCCCGTTAATAAAACTCTGTCAGCATGGTCTTGTGCGTCAAGTATTTGCCTATCAACAAATGTTCTGTATATATCCTTTAGTGTACTTTTACTATCAATAAATACCAGTCCAAGGGTTTTAGAGTAGTTGTTATCATTGTCATCGAGTTTCTTTAATCGTACTCTAATACTATTTAACCAATGAAGTAATGCTATTAAAATTTCCGCTAAAGCAGTCCACGATCGTCTATCAGGATAGGGATTTACCACTAAAGCTGTTTTAAGCCTAAACGGATACTTCCAAACAATACTATCCCCACTTTGCGTTACACCAAGATCTTTTGCTATCATATAATCATAATCTACGTATATTATTGCATTATGTTCGCAGTACTCTCTGAAGATTTCTTCTGAAAGCATATTTTGGAGGAATTCGCTAAGTGTTGTGGGTAGCTTAGTCTCCTGTTCTTCATACGTAGATTTTAGTTTAAAGAAACCAATAATATTTCCCGAGTACATCTTTTTGCCATTTTTACTTATAATATATTGATCCGTTAATGTTGCACTAGACATTATAATGTCTAAATCCTTCACAAGATCAGCCGTCGATTCCGGAATTGTATTCTTGAGTATATGGGATCTCGTGTAAAGTAACTTTAATAGTGCCGTGGCAAGGACTTCAAGATTTTCTTTAGCATAAACATGTGCTTCATCAATTACTATAATCTTTACATCGCCAATAACATCTTTGTACTCCATATAATCGGTGCTCTTTAAAGCATCATTGGCTAACATGTTTAGTATCGAGTGATTTGTAATGACCAAATCATACTCTGAGAAATACTTCCAGCTTTCTTGTTTAATATCCTTTAACCACGTGATTCTTTCAATAATATCACCAGGGCTACATTTATCACATTCACTTTTTGACAAAAAGACTGTATACTTTCCTCCGAAATCACTTTTATGGCAGATTTTAAAGCCTCTTAATCTAAGTCCTCGAAGTTCTATAGGTTCTGTAGGTTCAGCATATAGCTCTAAACTATCACCATCCCTAATACCAACAACTATATTCAGAGATTTTTCCTTTTGTTTAAGGACATTATTAACGATATCTACGAGTTCTATGATCTTCACTAACTGATCTCTTGCAAGAGCTTTACGTGGATATATAATTATAGCTTTGGCTTTCTTGCCCAGAAGCTTAAATATTAGGATTTTCATCAATACATATACCAAGAATATTAGGGTTTTACCAGTACCTGTTGGTGATGTAATTACTGTGAGAACGTTTTTATTCTCGCCACAAGCTCTAAACATATTCACAATATACCTATATTGATACTCGCTCAGTTTCGGATACTTCTTTGATACTTCAATTAAAATGTCTTCTATTATTCTTGAAATATTGTTTACAGATTCATTATTTACATTAACACCATTCATTTTTGCTATGGATTCAATACAAGATTTTATGCTGTTTAAAATTTCTTGTTCATTGATTTGTCTTCCG
Encoded here:
- a CDS encoding DEAD/DEAH box helicase, with the protein product MASNISASKRECLEDIISIYHDILLNEIAVMRANTIVEEGYNTGEAIVYFSSSYPLYTAHSNVNRGLDYLVLAYSIINGLRRLEGGYNVVKPIDPEPLCDPNKIKSRLTRVLSHIKKGLPDIDQVNLEDLIAEYVLELVDLGLLHMIPEQTNDNLNIIETRKLIEEKSNFIVAKINESKDFHALKVCLRLEEFFYRYGIDPRKLLEAFAKKLIEKVGIKQSDEEQKLFSKTYFKTLHGMLYKYSSSASSLPFNPATLESNVLPFVIEPPLPSSYLLSTSTGRQINEQEILNSIKSCIESIAKMNGVNVNNESVNNISRIIEDILIEVSKKYPKLSEYQYRYIVNMFRACGENKNVLTVITSPTGTGKTLIFLVYVLMKILIFKLLGKKAKAIIIYPRKALARDQLVKIIELVDIVNNVLKQKEKSLNIVVGIRDGDSLELYAEPTEPIELRGLRLRGFKICHKSDFGGKYTVFLSKSECDKCSPGDIIERITWLKDIKQESWKYFSEYDLVITNHSILNMLANDALKSTDYMEYKDVIGDVKIIVIDEAHVYAKENLEVLATALLKLLYTRSHILKNTIPESTADLVKDLDIIMSSATLTDQYIISKNGKKMYSGNIIGFFKLKSTYEEQETKLPTTLSEFLQNMLSEEIFREYCEHNAIIYVDYDYMIAKDLGVTQSGDSIVWKYPFRLKTALVVNPYPDRRSWTALAEILIALLHWLNSIRVRLKKLDDNDNNYSKTLGLVFIDSKSTLKDIYRTFVDRQILDAQDHADRVLLTGLYIESIKNKKPRREAEEQIIKYIDKKTRQNGCCSYELVYKDEVIRDFSVIPMYIKLNDLPLLMDTDISNYNAFSNIISKLSLYHSIRDFIEGLNGFACKLMLRYKSYKEFLKNLGGLSKNIKVILMHHGDLERKERAIIESHMKGDLSPIPYLTLSTSTMELGVDIEHVPIIVQFASEPTSVELNQRMGRSGRSLWSFYISTLILVLRNTGEDLIYSRDQEAVEYVYNFITPKTYNPYQHADIMLRHLTKIYIDECLSIVGSTDIENKLRTFINATPIRQIAKNLHATFDIWAREVKSTTNILSAKSSSQNPQKVLDETNEEIRNTLIKITANIERIIKSKDPQAVKFENDLKKVQQDLSKVKQGFERHFEAMSYRWNALPYLRLLSRIYCNVMNIEENYRSSFEAGRLYWDREIVESLINSLSGLMTCIQYQYSLYQLPNLPKDVEKYLNEKLYLFDTLTPGLIDDIGNSFCNHLLIEYTKKGGVKINMINDPIETFSRARPLNIKLGE